Part of the Janibacter endophyticus genome is shown below.
TCGGCGTCCTCCTGTCCTTCGCCCGCTCCGAGCCGACGTGCGCGGCCGCCCTCGCGGCCCGCCCCTCCCGGCTCCGGGCGATGACCGCCCACCTGCCCATCCCCTTCGTCCGACGGAGCAAGCCGACCCCATGAGCCTCGCGCCCACCAGCCCACGCAGCGTCCTGCTCGCCGGAGGTGGAACCGCCGGCCACGTCTCCCCGCTCCTCGCGCTGGCCGACTGCCTGCGCCGCCGCGACCCGGACGTCACGATCCTCGCCGTCGGCACCGAGGCGGGCCTGGAGTCCCGGCTCGTCCCCGAGCGCGGCTACGAGCTCGCGACGATCCCCAAGGTGCCCATGCCGCGGCGCCCCTCCGGCGACCTGCTCCGTCTGCCCGGCAACCTGCGGCGCGCGGTCGCCCGCGCCGGCGAGATCATCGAGAGCTCGCGCGCGGAGGTCGTCGTCGGCTTCGGCGGCTACGTCTCGACGCCGGTCTACCTCGCCGCGCGGCGCCGCGGGGTGCCGATCGCCATCCACGAGCAGAACGCGCGCGCCGGCATGGCCAACAAGGTCGGTGCGCGGCTCACGCGGCACGTCGGCATCACCTTCGCCCAGACCCGGCTCGCTCACGGGCAGCTCGTCGGCATGCCGCTGCGCCGCGAGATCGCCCACCTCGACCGGGCTGCGCTGCGCTCGGAGGGCCGGGCGTTCTTCGGCCTGCGCGAGGACCTGCCGACGCTGCTCGTCACCGGCGGCTCGCTCGGCGCGAAGCGGCTCAACGACACCTTCGCGGCGTCCGTCGCGGCGCTCGGGCAGGCCGGGGTCCAGGTCCTGCACGTCACCGGGCGCGACAAGGACTTCGTGCCTCGGGGCGGCAGCCCCGCCGTGCCCTACGCCGTCGTGCCCTACGTCGACAGGATGGATCTCGCCTATGCCGCCGCGGACGTCGCGGTCTGCCGCTCGGGTGCGAACACCGTCTGCGAGCTCACCGCGGTCGGGCTCCCGGGCCTCTACGTGCCACTGCCGATCGGCAACGGAGAGCAACGGCTCAACGCGACCGGTGTCGTCGAGGCCGGCGGCGGGGCGCTCACCGACGACGCCGCCGTCACCCCGACCTGGGTGACCTCCGAGGTCGTCCCGCTGCTCACCGACCCCGAGCGGGTCGCGGCGATGTCCGCGGCGGCCGACGCGGTGGGGGAGCGCGACGGTGACGAGCTGCTCGCCGACCTCGTGACCCGGGCCTGGGCAGAGGGGCGGGCATCCCGATGAGCGTGCGCGACCGGCTGCCCTTGCGTCTCGACGTCGACGCGCCGGTGCCGTCCGCCGCCGCGCTCGGCCGCGTGCACGTCCTCGCCGTCGGCGGTGCGGGCATGTCCGCCGTCGCCCGGCTGCTCCTCGACGCGGGGCTGACGGTCAGCGGCAGCGACGCCAAGGACGGCCCGGTGCTCGAGGAGCTGTGCACCCGCGGCGCCACCATCGACGTCGGTCACGCGGCCGAGCACGTCGAGGGTGTCGACACGGTCGTGGTCTCCTCGGCGATCCGCGACGACAACCCCGAGCTCGTCGCGGCCCGGGCGGCCGGGGTGCGTGTCCTGCACCGCAGCCAGGGGCTCGTGGCCGCGATGGGGGAGCAACGCCGGGTCGCGGTCGCCGGCGCCAACGGCAAGACGACGACCTCCTCGATGCTTACCTCCGCGCTGCTCCACCTCGGGGCGCGGCCGTCCTTCGCCCTGGGCGGCGAGCTGGCCGAGCAGGGGACCAACGCCGCGCTGGGCGACGGCCCGGACTTCGTCGCCGAGGCCGACGAGTCCGACGGCTCCTTCCTCGTCTACCACCCCGACGTCGCGGTGATCACCAACGTCCAGCCCGACCACCTCGACTTCTACGGCGACTACGCGACGGTGCAGGAGGCCTACGCCGAGTTCGCGCGGACGGTGCGCCCCGGCGGTCTCGTCGTGACGTGCGCCGACGACGAGGGCTCGGCTCGGCTCGCCGCCCGGCTGCGCGCGGGCGAAGGGGGTGAGGTCGCCCCCGCCGGGACGTCGAGGGTCCGGGTCGTCACCTACGGCTTCGGGGAGGACGCCGACGTCCGGCTCGGGGAGCCGGTCCTCGAGGGGCGCGGTGGCCGCGCCACCCTGACCGTCGACGGTGCGACCCACGAGCTGCGGGTCCGCGTCCCGGGTCGGCACAACCTGCTCAACGCCGCGGCCGCCTTCGCCGCGGCGACGCTCGGCTGCGGCCACGACGCGGACGCCGTCCTCGCCGGCCTCGCGGCCTTCGGTGGCACCCGGCGACGCTTCGAGGTCCGGGGAGAGGTCGACGGCGTCACCGTCGTCGACGACTACGCGCACAACCCCGGCAAGGTCACCGCGGTGGTCGCGACGGCGAGCGAGATCGCCCGGCCCGGTCGGCTGCTCGTGATCTTCCAGCCGCACCTCTACTCCCGCACGTCCGACTTCGCGCAGGAGTTCGCGGCCGGGCTCGCCCCTGCCGACGACATCACGCTCCTCGAGATCTACGGCGCCCGCGAGGACCCCGTCCCCGGGGTGACCTCCGAGATCGTCGCCGCGCCGCTGCGTGCCGCGGGCCGCGCGGTCCAGGTGCTCGCGCCGCAGGAGGCGGTCGCCCATGTCGTCGCCGAGGCGCGTCCCGGCGACCTCGTCATGACCGTGGGTGCGGGC
Proteins encoded:
- the murC gene encoding UDP-N-acetylmuramate--L-alanine ligase, whose amino-acid sequence is MSVRDRLPLRLDVDAPVPSAAALGRVHVLAVGGAGMSAVARLLLDAGLTVSGSDAKDGPVLEELCTRGATIDVGHAAEHVEGVDTVVVSSAIRDDNPELVAARAAGVRVLHRSQGLVAAMGEQRRVAVAGANGKTTTSSMLTSALLHLGARPSFALGGELAEQGTNAALGDGPDFVAEADESDGSFLVYHPDVAVITNVQPDHLDFYGDYATVQEAYAEFARTVRPGGLVVTCADDEGSARLAARLRAGEGGEVAPAGTSRVRVVTYGFGEDADVRLGEPVLEGRGGRATLTVDGATHELRVRVPGRHNLLNAAAAFAAATLGCGHDADAVLAGLAAFGGTRRRFEVRGEVDGVTVVDDYAHNPGKVTAVVATASEIARPGRLLVIFQPHLYSRTSDFAQEFAAGLAPADDITLLEIYGAREDPVPGVTSEIVAAPLRAAGRAVQVLAPQEAVAHVVAEARPGDLVMTVGAGDVTALTGQIVTGLTRR
- the murG gene encoding undecaprenyldiphospho-muramoylpentapeptide beta-N-acetylglucosaminyltransferase, encoding MSLAPTSPRSVLLAGGGTAGHVSPLLALADCLRRRDPDVTILAVGTEAGLESRLVPERGYELATIPKVPMPRRPSGDLLRLPGNLRRAVARAGEIIESSRAEVVVGFGGYVSTPVYLAARRRGVPIAIHEQNARAGMANKVGARLTRHVGITFAQTRLAHGQLVGMPLRREIAHLDRAALRSEGRAFFGLREDLPTLLVTGGSLGAKRLNDTFAASVAALGQAGVQVLHVTGRDKDFVPRGGSPAVPYAVVPYVDRMDLAYAAADVAVCRSGANTVCELTAVGLPGLYVPLPIGNGEQRLNATGVVEAGGGALTDDAAVTPTWVTSEVVPLLTDPERVAAMSAAADAVGERDGDELLADLVTRAWAEGRASR